GAACAGGCGCAGAGAGACCTTGTGGTACATGTACATAGTTCTCTGGAGGTGGACAGGTAAGTTGAaacagtggttaagaaggcgtgtgGGAACCTTGCGTTGACAAATAGAGGCTTAGGTTATacaagcaaggaagtgatgctacacctcctcccatcattGGTCAGATCAGTATTACAGCCGAAAGTGtgttgcagcaggtcaggcagcatccaaggagcaggagaatcgacgtttcgggcctgagcccttcttcaggttcagTTCGGGGCACCTTATTGAAGGAAGGAGGTTAGAGTTAAACACTGACGTGGTGTTACTGTTCAGGCATGCCTGTCTCACCTTACCCCACtttctccaccccctcccccccttcAACAGAAAACCGTTCCTGGTGGGATTCACTCTGTCCTGGTGCTGGCTGCCAAGGAGTCCTCTGgcaatgtggaggtgctgaccGGCGTGCAGGTACATCTGGACCCCAGGCATTTCATCCTCGGGTTAGGGGGGTGGGTAGAGGCACCGCAAACAGCACGTTTAATGACCTGGCTCACTCTGTTCCAGTCCGTCAGAACCTGCAGAGCGGCGCGGTGGTTCAGCGGTCAGCGCTACTGCCTCGCTGGCGCCAgagtgacccaggttcgatttccagCCTCAAGAGACCATGCGAACCCCGCACAGACAGTCTCcccctcgtgtctgcgtgggtttcctccgggtgctccgatttccaagtgcagtccaaaggtgtgcaggttagggtggattggccatgttaaattacccatagtgcccagggatgtgcaggttagggtggattggccatgctacgttacccatagtgcccaaggatgtgcaggttaaggtggatttgccatgctaagttacccatagtgcccagggatgtgcaggttagggtggattggccatgctaaattacccatagtgcccaggggcgtgcaggcttggtgggtgtTTAAACCTCCACGACGGGAGTagcggtgggtctgggtgggattcccTTCGGTAGGTCGGTtcagacccgatgggccgaacggcctctgCCTGCACCGTCGGGGATTCTCTCTCCTTTCTGTGAGACAGAGTAGATCCTGTGCTGGGGCGTACGGGCCGTGCGGGGTCTGGCGAAGGGGCGGGCGGAGCTATCGGGATTGTCCAGGTGCGGTCTTGTTGGGCCCAAGTCATCGCCCATCAGAGGTTTCATCATTGGTGCTCCCAGCCCGGGGTGGGAGCAGCACCCCAGCacgcccccccgcccccccccccccttcccccattAACCATTCGTCCTGTCAGGGTTTGATGTCTGAGGTGGGGAGGGTGCAGCTCCCTGTCGATGCTCAGGGACAGCGCACAAGCTGAGATGCCGAGCGTGAGAGAAACTGATGTGTCCGCCACGGCGTCAGAGGAGGAAAAAAAAGGCTGCTCAGCCGTTACGTCCGCGCTGTGCTCTCCGAATGGCCTCTCGATTGTTTGAGCTCCTCTGGGAgctctgtgggggggggggaaactggCATCCCGAAAGCGCCGAGAGGGGCCATCCGGCCTGTCGATTCGAAGCTGGCCCTCCCAGAGGAACCCCGGCCAGCTCCACCCCTCTCCCCGTAATGGTTCCAATGGTTAACTCCCTCCAGGCCTGCAAATCCCTGCACACGATGGGATAACTTGGCAAGGCCAGTCCACCCGAAcctgtgcagagggagctttactctgtatctaaccccgtgctgtccctgtccctgggatgggggggacagtgttgagggagctttactctgtatctaaccccgtgctgtccctgtccctgggagtgtaggatgggggggggaggggacagtgtagaggacaGTATGGGATTTGAGGTGATGGAGGGAGCTCACTAACACTGCTGTGTTCCCATCCCGGCTACAGACAGAGACACTGCCATCCATCCGGGCCTTGCACAAGTACGTTGAGCCTGCCCAGTTGACTCAAATCTTTGCCGGAAGCTTTCTGTACAGCAATGAAAAGTGGGTTCGCTATCGACTGGTGAGTATCGTGTGTGATCCCTGAATTTGGATGTGGAAAGCTGAatcatccacacacacactcgcgctctctctccctctctctccctctctccttatCTGATATAGTCTTTCTgtgtctcgcgctctctctcacacacacacacacacacacacacactctctctttctctctctctctctccctttccctctttcacacacacacagtctctcNNNNNNNNNNNNNNNNNNNNNNNNNNNNNNNNNNNNNNNNNNNNNNNNNNNNNNNNNNNNNNNNNNNNNNNNNNNNNNNNNNNNNNNNNNNNNNNNNNNNNNNNNNNNNNNNNNNNNNNNNNNNNNNNNNNNNNNNNNNNNNNNNNNNNNNNNNNNNNNNNNNNNNNNNNNNNNNNNNNNNNNNNNNNNNNNNNNNNNNNNNNNNNNNNNNNNNNNNNNNNNNNNNNNNNNNNNNNNNNNNNNNNNNNNNNNNNNNNNNNNNNNNNNNNNNNNNNNNNNNNNNNNNNNNNNNNNNNNNNNNNNNNNNNNNNNNNNNNNNNNNNNNNNNNNNNNNNNNNNNNNNNNNNNNNNNNNNNNNNNNNNNNNNNNNNNNNNNNNNNNNNNNNNNNNNNNNNNNNNNNNNNNNNNNNNNNNNNNNNNNNNNNNNNNNNNNNNNNNNNNNNNNNNNNNNNNNNNNNNNNNNNNNNNNNNNNNNNNNNNNNNNNNNNNNNNNNNNNNNNNNNNNNNNNNNNNNNNNNNNNNNNNNNNNNNNNNNNNNNNNNNNNNNNNNNNNNNNNNNNNNNNNNNNNNNNNNNNNNNNNNNNNNNNNNNNNNNNNNNNNNNNNNNNNNNNNNNNNNNNNNNNNNNNNNNNNNNNNNNNNNNNNNNNNNNNNNNNNNNNNNNNNNNNNNNNNNNNNNNNNNNNNNNNNNNNNNNNNNNNNNNNNNNNNNNNNNNNNNNNNNNNNNNNNNNNNNNNNNNNNNNNNNNNNNNNNNNNNNNNNNNNNNNNNNNNNNNNNNNNNNNNNNNNNNNNNNNNNNNNNNNNNNNNNNNNNNNNNNNNNNNNNNNNNNNNNNNNNNNNNNNNNNNNNNNNNNNNNNNNNNNNNNNNNNNNNNNNNNNNNNNNNNNNNNNNNNNNNNNNNNNNNNNNNNNNNNNNNNNNNNNNNNNNNNNNNNNNNNNNNNNNNNNNNNNNNNNNNNNNNNNNNNNNNNNNNNNNNNNNNNNNNNNNNNNNNNNNNNNNNNNNNNNNNNNNNNNNNNNNNNNNNNNNNNNNNNNNNNNNNNNNNNNNNNNNNNNNNNNNNNNNNNNNNNNNNNNNNNNNNNNNNNNNNNNNNNNNNNNNNNNNNNNNNNNNNNNNNNNNNNNNNNNNNNNNNNNNNNNNNNNNNNNNNNNNNNNNNNNNNNNNNNNNNNNNNNNNNNNNNNNNNNNNNNNNNNNNNNNNNNNNNNNNNNNNNNNNNNNNNNNNNNNNNNNNNNNNNNNNNNNNNNNNNNNNNNNNNNNNNNNNNNNNNNNNNNNNNNNNNNNNNNNNNNNNNNNNNNNNNNNNNNNNNNNNNNNNNNNNNNNNNNNNNNNNNNNNNNNNNNNNNNNNNNNNNNNNNNNNNNNNNNNNNNNNNNNNNNNNNNNNNNNNNNNNNNNNNNNNNNNNNNNNNNNNNNNNNNNNNNNNNNNNNNNNNNNNNNNNNNNNNNNNNNNNNNNNNNNNNN
This DNA window, taken from Chiloscyllium plagiosum isolate BGI_BamShark_2017 unplaced genomic scaffold, ASM401019v2 scaf_2972, whole genome shotgun sequence, encodes the following:
- the LOC122547771 gene encoding pleckstrin homology domain-containing family G member 4B-like; the encoded protein is MRRNDFARRVGGFPCHRKWPNARTSNVFLKRKEVQMAGFRLLIDARASQPAAALGGALHIFQKTVPGGIHSVLVLAAKESSGNVEVLTGVQTETLPSIRALHKYVEPAQLTQIFAGSFLYSNEKWVRYRL